One stretch of Glycine soja cultivar W05 chromosome 7, ASM419377v2, whole genome shotgun sequence DNA includes these proteins:
- the LOC114420445 gene encoding protein OCTOPUS-like, whose translation MHPHRPSTSCNRHPEEKFTGICPKCLYERLAILEQKSSSSVYKAPTSSTVITAHKPKLFRSRSFPPFKNEGLSRVFEKQRKSCKAHRPSTTSCDRHPKEEFTGICPKCLFERLAILEKKSSSSISNAPSSSSIIVPHKPIFQPKLFRSTSFPTFKNEGLSRAFLKQRKLCNVKTCNFSSSFVVQEDEEDNIVVHDVIEVKESPKPQPEPQVTYIQHRVQEIVEEEPERELKVDVEAEETLQAMKDPMEMDSQVKKSSSHDLKGCFWFVASIFKKKRKIKKHE comes from the coding sequence ATGCATCCTCATCGCCCCTCCACCTCTTGTAATCGTCACCCAGAGGAGAAATTCACCGGCATTTGCCCAAAATGCCTTTATGAACGCCTGGCTATACTAGAGCAAAAATCTTCCTCATCAGTCTATAAGGCCCCCACTTCCTCAACTGTCATCACTGCCCATAAACCTAAGCTTTTCCGCTCTAGATCCTTCCCTCCTTTTAAAAATGAAGGCCTATCTAGAGTCTTTGAGAAGCAACGAAAATCATGCAAAGCTCATCGCCCCTCCACCACCTCTTGTGATCGTCACCCTAAGGAGGAATTCACCGGCATCTGCCCAAAATGCCTTTTTGAACGCCTAGCTATACTAGAGAAAAAATCTTCCTCCTCCATCTCCAATGCCCCTTCTTCCTCTTCTATCATTGTTCCCCATAAACCTATTTTTCAACCTAAGCTTTTCCGCTCTACATCCTTCCCTACTTTTAAAAATGAAGGCCTCTCTAGAGCCTTTCTGAAGCAGAGAAAACTATGCAATGTTAAAACTTGCAATTTTTCCTCCTCTTTCGTTGttcaagaagatgaagaagataacATCGTCGTTCATGACGTGATTGAAGTAAAGGAATCGCCAAAGCCGCAACCAGAACCTCAAGTGACCTATATTCAGCATAGAGTTCAAGAAATCGTAGAAGAGGAACCAGAGAGAGAACTAAAAGTTGACGTGGAAGCGGAGGAGACACTACAGGCAATGAAGGACCCCATGGAGATGGATTCGCAAGTGAAGAAGAGTTCTAGCCATGATTTGAAggggtgtttttggtttgttgcTTCGATTTTCAAGAAGAAGCGAAAGATTAAGAAGCATGAGTGA